In Acidianus brierleyi, one genomic interval encodes:
- a CDS encoding 2-oxoacid:ferredoxin oxidoreductase subunit beta — protein sequence MAGPNWKLEWADWCPGCGNFGLLNAEQRAIQELGEDPKKIIMVSGIGCSGKIPHFMRIPVSGVHTLHGRSLAYAQGIKLANPELEVIVNVGDGDGLGIGAAHFVNAGRRNPDITVIIHDNGVYALTKGQASPTLRRGDKPKSLPVPNISDNANPIALALASGYTFVARGYAYDVNGLKELIKAAIKHKGLAVIDVLQPCPTYNDVYTKEFYDKRIYNLSSEKDWDPIVKSPEEEGEKMSKALQKSLEWGTRIPIGIFYQNELVPIYEERILQQAPSYKDNYPAKAKIEKDGKLITSVDDILKEKKI from the coding sequence ATGGCGGGGCCTAACTGGAAATTAGAATGGGCAGATTGGTGCCCAGGCTGTGGAAACTTTGGTCTTCTTAACGCTGAGCAAAGAGCAATCCAAGAGTTGGGGGAAGATCCTAAAAAGATTATTATGGTATCTGGTATAGGCTGCTCAGGAAAAATTCCTCATTTTATGCGAATTCCAGTATCTGGAGTTCATACATTACACGGTAGATCTTTAGCTTATGCGCAAGGCATTAAATTAGCTAACCCTGAACTTGAAGTAATAGTCAATGTTGGAGATGGAGACGGATTAGGTATAGGAGCAGCTCATTTTGTAAATGCTGGAAGGAGAAACCCAGATATAACAGTTATAATTCATGATAATGGAGTTTATGCATTAACAAAAGGTCAAGCATCGCCTACATTAAGAAGAGGAGATAAGCCTAAATCTCTTCCAGTACCTAACATAAGCGATAATGCAAATCCTATAGCTTTAGCTCTAGCGTCAGGATATACATTCGTAGCTAGAGGATACGCCTACGACGTTAATGGATTAAAAGAGCTCATAAAAGCAGCAATAAAACATAAGGGTTTAGCAGTAATTGACGTTTTACAACCATGCCCAACATATAATGACGTTTATACTAAGGAATTCTATGATAAGAGAATATATAATTTGAGTTCAGAAAAAGATTGGGATCCTATAGTAAAATCTCCTGAAGAAGAAGGAGAAAAAATGAGTAAAGCATTGCAGAAATCGTTAGAGTGGGGAACTAGGATACCTATAGGTATATTCTATCAAAATGAGTTAGTTCCAATTTATGAAGAAAGAATACTTCAACAAGCTCCTAGCTATAAAGATAATTATCCTGCAAAAGCAAAAATAGAAAAGGACGGAAAATTGATAACTTCCGTAGACGATATATTAAAGGAAAAGAAAATTTAA
- a CDS encoding molybdopterin-containing oxidoreductase family protein: MAFVRCYMCKNMCGIIATVEGKTVRVAANRNHPQPGICGRGAAGPYLLTHPDRLKGPMIRQGESLVKTDWDRALDEVTKYFKELIDEGHPEYLAITFHDYGKEILERFAALYGTPNLIGHESVCHGSRTVAAELVLGAEGPRSIDPDYPNSKFVVFISRNPLEGIVPDIVRRIDEGRKKGMKIAVIDPRKSAIAERYADRWIPIRPGTDSAFLLSVIYYMIKNKMYDEDFLMKYSNASLLIYDDLSSANTYANSLLYEGQINGRKVSTAFSLLMKEGEKVYPRLKDITGVTYDDVKYIAENLWDNRPSAVIDDAWHTSFSTDSTYAWMAALILNTMIGNIDKKGGLIFSKKGKVKLYDESRVKAKRIDKIRYPLSYAAFQEVYRSILTGNPYPIKALMVVGTNLDGRDPNSDFVRRALNSVDFLVVIDVMPSDVTEYADVVLAESTYLERDELPLPVGWTLESWIDVHQKAIEPFYDTKPLWWIILELEHRLGLSKDTYADLEKKILDQFKINREELYSKGCIEIPQEIYEIYPYKRPLSTPSGKVEIYSETLHKYGYYPIPTYIEKNVMPRAQDEFFLTTGHTLYHTQDSITFDIPTLIRLAPDNPVMISKNKAQLLGIKDNDDIEVISLTTGQKVKCKVKVTDGIRDDTVFTYFGFGRHSKGERYAYGHGFDVNSLISDQITDPISGSVAQSLNIVKIRLSK, encoded by the coding sequence ATGGCTTTTGTAAGATGCTACATGTGCAAAAATATGTGTGGAATTATAGCCACTGTAGAAGGTAAAACAGTAAGAGTTGCTGCTAATAGAAATCATCCACAACCTGGAATATGCGGTAGAGGTGCTGCAGGTCCTTATCTTTTAACTCATCCAGATAGATTAAAGGGACCTATGATAAGACAAGGAGAATCTCTTGTAAAGACTGATTGGGATAGAGCTTTAGATGAAGTAACAAAGTACTTTAAAGAACTCATTGATGAAGGGCATCCAGAATATCTTGCTATTACTTTCCATGATTATGGGAAAGAAATCTTAGAAAGGTTTGCAGCACTTTATGGGACTCCTAATCTTATAGGTCATGAATCAGTATGCCATGGATCTAGAACAGTAGCTGCAGAGCTAGTTCTTGGAGCCGAAGGTCCTAGAAGTATAGATCCAGATTATCCGAATTCCAAATTCGTTGTATTTATTAGCAGAAATCCACTAGAAGGGATAGTTCCAGATATAGTAAGGAGAATAGATGAAGGAAGAAAGAAAGGAATGAAAATAGCAGTCATAGATCCTAGAAAATCAGCAATTGCTGAAAGGTATGCAGATCGATGGATTCCAATAAGGCCAGGGACGGATAGCGCATTCTTGTTGTCAGTAATTTATTATATGATAAAAAATAAAATGTACGATGAAGATTTTTTAATGAAATATAGCAACGCGTCATTACTGATATATGATGACCTTTCATCTGCTAACACTTACGCTAACTCTTTACTTTATGAAGGTCAAATAAATGGTAGGAAAGTTAGTACTGCATTTTCTCTACTTATGAAAGAAGGAGAAAAAGTTTATCCGAGACTAAAAGATATTACTGGTGTTACTTACGACGATGTCAAGTATATAGCAGAAAATCTGTGGGATAATAGACCGTCGGCAGTAATTGATGATGCATGGCATACATCTTTTTCAACAGATTCCACGTATGCTTGGATGGCAGCTTTAATTTTGAATACTATGATCGGAAATATAGATAAAAAAGGCGGTTTAATATTTTCTAAAAAAGGTAAGGTAAAATTATATGACGAATCTAGAGTAAAAGCTAAACGAATAGATAAAATAAGATATCCATTATCATATGCTGCTTTCCAAGAAGTTTATAGAAGTATCCTAACTGGAAATCCTTATCCTATTAAAGCCCTTATGGTTGTAGGTACTAATCTTGACGGTAGAGATCCCAATTCTGATTTTGTAAGAAGAGCATTGAATTCAGTTGATTTCCTTGTAGTAATAGATGTTATGCCATCTGACGTTACTGAATATGCAGATGTAGTACTTGCAGAATCTACATATTTGGAAAGAGACGAACTTCCTTTGCCTGTTGGATGGACTTTAGAGTCATGGATAGACGTGCATCAAAAAGCAATAGAACCATTTTATGATACTAAGCCTTTATGGTGGATAATCCTAGAGCTAGAACATAGGCTAGGTCTTTCTAAAGATACATATGCCGATTTAGAAAAAAAGATTTTAGATCAGTTTAAGATAAATAGGGAAGAACTTTACTCTAAAGGCTGTATTGAAATACCACAAGAGATTTATGAAATCTACCCTTACAAGAGGCCACTTTCTACTCCATCAGGAAAAGTAGAAATATATTCTGAAACTCTCCATAAATATGGATATTATCCTATTCCTACTTATATTGAGAAAAATGTAATGCCAAGAGCACAAGATGAATTTTTCCTAACAACTGGGCATACTCTTTATCATACTCAGGATAGCATAACTTTTGATATTCCAACGTTAATTAGACTTGCTCCAGATAATCCAGTTATGATAAGCAAAAATAAGGCGCAATTACTTGGCATTAAGGACAATGATGATATAGAGGTTATTTCACTTACTACTGGACAGAAGGTTAAATGTAAAGTTAAGGTAACCGATGGTATAAGAGATGATACTGTTTTCACATATTTTGGATTTGGCAGACATTCAAAAGGTGAAAGATATGCATATGGACACGGTTTCGATGTAAATAGCTTAATAAGCGATCAGATAACAGATCCAATTTCTGGAAGTGTTGCCCAATCTTTAAATATTGTTAAAATAAGATTATCTAAATGA
- the zfx1 gene encoding zinc-containing ferredoxin Zfx1: MGIDPNFRTSKQVVGEHEGHKVYGPVEPPKVLGIHGTIVGVDFDLCIADGSCITACPVNVFQWYDTPGHPASEKKADPINEQACIFCMACVNVCPVAAIDVKPP; encoded by the coding sequence ATGGGTATTGATCCAAACTTCCGAACGTCTAAACAAGTAGTTGGGGAACATGAAGGGCATAAGGTTTATGGTCCAGTAGAACCACCTAAAGTTTTAGGAATTCACGGAACTATAGTAGGAGTAGATTTTGATCTATGTATAGCAGATGGTTCTTGTATAACGGCTTGCCCGGTTAACGTATTTCAATGGTATGACACACCTGGACATCCAGCTTCAGAGAAAAAGGCAGATCCAATAAATGAACAAGCTTGTATATTCTGTATGGCATGCGTTAACGTATGTCCAGTAGCAGCAATAGATGTTAAACCACCCTAA
- a CDS encoding MFS transporter — protein MLERRYLVLLALGTSLSFWDIFNVPYIVDYASKIFNVNTDLSSLPLSAEMLGYFIGGSFNGYIASKWGRKKGLILSMGLISLGSVIGLLSLSFIMIIISEFIIGMGIEGEVATVPSYISEMVENRGKTIGIVESFGFLMSLVVGPIAVLAGQEYWKLLFLAGVTIAIPSLFFRFYLPESKLWIKKSNEKFKWDNTILLFLIAWFFSYFAGYALFSDPIFSLIGNKGFNNTAVYFTYILYGDPLGVLIASIVNDKIERKLTSFLTNFLSGVLIISWPFLSGISFLGIGFTIMFLQGFKFPVMYTYTAENITTKIRTLGFGIADGIGHLGGVIGPIILSLYYQQDVILAFTIVGLTAIISGSILGIFGLKTKGLSLEKIKG, from the coding sequence ATGCTAGAAAGAAGATATTTAGTCTTATTAGCGTTAGGTACATCCTTGTCTTTTTGGGATATTTTCAATGTTCCATATATAGTTGATTATGCATCAAAAATATTCAATGTAAACACAGATCTTTCTAGTTTGCCTTTAAGCGCAGAAATGTTAGGCTATTTTATAGGAGGTAGCTTTAATGGATACATAGCATCTAAGTGGGGAAGAAAGAAAGGACTAATATTATCAATGGGATTAATTTCTTTAGGATCAGTAATAGGACTTTTATCATTATCATTTATTATGATAATTATATCAGAATTTATAATAGGAATGGGAATAGAAGGTGAAGTTGCTACAGTACCTTCTTATATTTCAGAAATGGTGGAAAACAGAGGAAAAACTATAGGTATTGTTGAGTCTTTTGGTTTTCTAATGAGTCTTGTAGTTGGTCCAATTGCAGTATTAGCTGGTCAAGAATATTGGAAATTATTATTTTTAGCAGGAGTAACAATAGCCATTCCGTCTTTATTTTTTAGATTTTATTTACCAGAGTCAAAACTTTGGATAAAGAAATCTAACGAAAAATTCAAGTGGGATAATACCATCTTGCTCTTTCTAATAGCATGGTTTTTTAGTTATTTTGCAGGATATGCACTTTTTTCAGATCCTATTTTTTCACTAATTGGAAATAAAGGCTTTAACAACACTGCAGTTTATTTTACATATATATTATATGGTGATCCATTAGGAGTATTAATTGCTTCTATAGTAAACGATAAGATAGAAAGGAAACTAACGTCATTTCTAACAAATTTCTTAAGTGGTGTGCTAATTATTAGTTGGCCATTCTTATCTGGAATTTCATTCTTAGGAATAGGATTTACAATAATGTTCCTACAAGGATTCAAATTCCCAGTAATGTATACATACACTGCAGAAAATATAACTACAAAAATAAGAACTTTAGGTTTCGGAATAGCAGATGGAATAGGACACTTGGGTGGAGTTATAGGCCCAATAATTTTATCTTTGTATTATCAACAAGATGTAATATTAGCTTTTACAATTGTAGGTTTAACAGCTATAATATCTGGAAGCATTCTAGGAATATTCGGACTAAAAACTAAAGGTTTATCATTAGAAAAAATTAAGGGATAA
- a CDS encoding AAA family ATPase, whose translation MNTSEALNIAILILQVLFFIVPIMFFLMMMRANTFAKKRLKKISYIPNVSWDRIYDRDYVKNRLEKIANEVKEGKTYGVILFGPPGTGKTMIAKAIANKMQWNFFELKANDILSKWYGESEYLLYSFLNDVENNSPSILFIDEIDGFAMSRSDDIHEVTHRLVNILLTKIQEMHDKNDKILIIGATNIPQEIDEAFLRPGRFDEVIYVDLPDEKERERIWKGYVGIEGIDYSLLAKKSNRFSPADIKLLSEKVISECNEKGKYPSTEDFLKYIENYKPSVSISTIIKFENIAKKYSRTKVEIENYGIPDVTWNDLGDLENVKSIIRDSIELPLKNKDFAEKLGIKPVKGILLYGPPGTGKTSIAKALSNEINASFIILSGDEIASAGPLKAPELISEKFAVAKDNSPSIIFIDEVDMLARARAFNEWRNALTQLLAEMDGIRDIGDVIVIGATNRPWDIDPALLRPGRFDKIIFVPPPDYVGRIKVLKVITRGLEIDDFTIQEVAKLTENFTPADLKLVIEEIKRNLLKEATQTKILRTKININDFKKVLQIVKPSVTQDQIKLYEDFMKRN comes from the coding sequence ATGAACACTAGTGAAGCTCTTAACATTGCAATACTTATTCTTCAAGTGCTTTTCTTCATAGTACCAATAATGTTCTTTCTAATGATGATGAGAGCTAATACCTTTGCAAAAAAGAGACTTAAAAAAATAAGCTATATTCCAAACGTATCTTGGGATAGAATATACGATAGAGACTACGTAAAAAATAGGCTTGAAAAGATAGCAAACGAAGTAAAAGAGGGAAAGACATACGGTGTTATTTTATTCGGCCCACCAGGAACAGGAAAGACCATGATTGCAAAGGCTATAGCTAATAAGATGCAATGGAATTTCTTTGAGTTAAAGGCCAACGATATACTTAGTAAATGGTATGGAGAAAGTGAATATTTACTGTATTCGTTTTTAAACGATGTAGAAAATAATTCGCCCTCCATATTATTTATAGATGAAATTGATGGTTTTGCTATGAGTAGAAGTGATGATATCCACGAAGTTACTCATAGACTTGTTAACATTCTATTAACTAAAATTCAGGAAATGCATGATAAAAACGATAAAATACTAATTATAGGTGCTACTAATATACCTCAAGAAATAGACGAAGCTTTCCTAAGACCAGGAAGATTTGATGAGGTTATCTACGTCGATTTACCAGACGAAAAAGAACGTGAAAGAATATGGAAGGGATATGTAGGTATAGAAGGAATAGATTATTCCTTACTTGCTAAAAAGAGTAATAGATTTTCTCCAGCAGATATTAAACTGCTTTCTGAAAAAGTAATTTCAGAATGTAATGAAAAAGGAAAATATCCCTCTACAGAAGATTTTTTAAAATATATAGAAAACTATAAACCATCAGTATCTATATCTACTATAATTAAGTTTGAGAACATAGCTAAAAAATATTCTAGAACTAAAGTAGAAATAGAAAATTATGGTATTCCAGACGTAACGTGGAACGACCTAGGAGATCTAGAAAATGTAAAGAGTATAATAAGGGATTCTATAGAGCTTCCCTTAAAGAATAAGGATTTCGCTGAAAAATTAGGTATAAAACCAGTTAAAGGAATTCTACTTTATGGACCTCCAGGAACTGGTAAAACCAGTATAGCTAAAGCTTTATCAAATGAAATAAATGCTAGTTTCATAATCCTTTCAGGAGACGAAATAGCGTCTGCAGGACCGCTGAAAGCACCAGAACTTATTTCTGAAAAATTTGCTGTAGCAAAAGATAATTCGCCATCTATAATATTCATAGATGAAGTCGATATGTTAGCTAGAGCAAGAGCTTTTAATGAGTGGAGAAACGCTTTAACACAGCTATTAGCTGAAATGGACGGAATACGTGATATAGGAGATGTAATAGTAATAGGAGCAACAAATAGACCTTGGGACATAGATCCTGCATTATTGAGACCTGGTAGATTCGATAAGATAATATTCGTTCCACCACCAGATTATGTAGGAAGGATAAAAGTACTAAAGGTAATTACAAGAGGTCTGGAAATAGACGATTTTACTATTCAAGAAGTAGCTAAACTAACTGAAAATTTTACTCCAGCAGATCTTAAACTAGTAATTGAAGAGATAAAAAGAAATTTGCTTAAGGAAGCTACACAGACTAAAATACTAAGGACAAAAATAAACATAAATGATTTTAAAAAAGTTTTACAGATCGTAAAGCCTTCTGTTACGCAAGATCAAATAAAGCTCTATGAAGATTTTATGAAAAGAAATTAA
- a CDS encoding D-glyceraldehyde dehydrogenase, whose translation MEKTQDLFINGEWVKPSSEEYLNKYNPSTGELYGKFASASKEDVDRAVDAAYDAQKKWEKLTSVERSKYLYKLIELINQDREALEELLMDEVGKPRKEASQEVDGVLDQLQYYAEFARKITGDVIEGTKPDRVIYQYKIPYGVVLAITPWNFPAAMVARKMGPALITGNTVIVKPSSDTPFVAGWLVEKARQAGFPAGTVNLITGKGSVIGDYMTSHKKISVITLTGESKTGVEVMKSSSSIMAKLILELGGKAPFIVWKDADLELAAKVLMWAKYWNAGQSCIAAERLYVHEDVYDKFLNLFIEKTKSLKIGEPRSSDMGPLINKAALSKVSGFVEKAVSDGAKIIYGGNKPELPSRYSNGFFYMPTIITDVKQNMEIFREEVFGPVIGAMKVSDDFDEVISLANDSDYGLASYLFTKDVSLAMKAAREIKFGELYINMPGPEASQGYHTGFRMSGQAGENSKYGIEEYVKVKNIYIDYSKDPTKGEVIPPYT comes from the coding sequence ATGGAAAAAACACAAGATCTTTTCATTAATGGAGAATGGGTAAAACCTTCTTCTGAAGAATATCTTAACAAATATAATCCCAGTACTGGAGAATTATATGGTAAATTTGCTTCAGCGTCAAAAGAAGATGTGGATAGAGCAGTTGATGCTGCTTATGATGCTCAGAAAAAATGGGAAAAGTTAACATCAGTAGAAAGAAGTAAATATCTATACAAATTAATTGAGCTAATAAATCAAGATAGGGAAGCTCTTGAAGAGTTATTAATGGACGAAGTAGGAAAACCTAGGAAAGAAGCTAGCCAAGAAGTTGATGGAGTATTAGATCAATTACAATACTATGCTGAATTTGCAAGAAAAATAACTGGAGATGTAATAGAAGGTACAAAACCAGATAGAGTAATATATCAATACAAAATACCCTATGGTGTGGTTTTAGCTATAACACCATGGAATTTCCCTGCTGCAATGGTTGCAAGAAAAATGGGACCGGCTTTAATTACTGGTAACACAGTAATAGTTAAACCAAGTTCTGATACACCGTTTGTAGCTGGTTGGCTTGTAGAAAAAGCTAGACAAGCTGGGTTCCCAGCAGGAACAGTTAATCTAATTACAGGTAAAGGAAGCGTAATAGGAGATTATATGACTTCCCATAAGAAAATATCAGTTATTACGTTAACAGGCGAGTCTAAAACTGGAGTAGAGGTAATGAAATCTTCGTCATCAATAATGGCTAAGCTTATCTTAGAATTAGGTGGTAAAGCCCCATTCATTGTATGGAAAGACGCTGATCTAGAATTAGCAGCAAAAGTTCTTATGTGGGCTAAATATTGGAACGCTGGACAATCATGTATAGCAGCCGAAAGGCTTTATGTGCACGAAGACGTTTATGATAAATTCCTAAATCTCTTCATAGAAAAGACAAAATCACTAAAAATAGGAGAACCAAGAAGCAGTGATATGGGCCCATTAATAAATAAAGCTGCTCTCTCTAAAGTTTCTGGGTTTGTAGAAAAAGCTGTATCAGATGGAGCTAAGATTATTTATGGAGGAAATAAGCCGGAATTGCCTTCTAGATATTCTAATGGATTCTTTTACATGCCTACTATTATTACTGACGTAAAGCAGAACATGGAAATATTTAGGGAAGAAGTATTTGGGCCAGTAATAGGCGCTATGAAGGTTTCTGATGATTTCGATGAAGTAATAAGTTTAGCTAATGATTCAGATTACGGTTTAGCGTCATATTTGTTTACAAAAGACGTCTCTTTAGCTATGAAAGCTGCTAGAGAGATTAAATTTGGAGAACTCTATATTAATATGCCAGGACCTGAGGCTAGCCAAGGATATCATACTGGATTCAGAATGTCTGGACAAGCAGGAGAGAATTCTAAGTATGGAATAGAAGAGTATGTCAAGGTCAAGAATATTTACATAGATTATAGCAAAGATCCAACCAAAGGAGAAGTTATTCCTCCTTACACGTAA
- a CDS encoding DUF3211 domain-containing protein → MLRIVKSIKTKHDRNSLIIILSDPSFILPRIFPPIKSVENNNSSFIAKGKFLFTDFCLRGNVYSSIDNIRYIFTLKSGNKTGNGKLEFQFTENINISFEYDGWRDLMARNFMSKWVNDFLDKLDEDIRMERIRRKI, encoded by the coding sequence ATGTTAAGAATAGTTAAATCTATAAAGACTAAGCATGATAGGAATTCATTGATTATTATTCTCTCTGATCCTTCTTTTATTTTACCTAGGATATTTCCTCCTATAAAAAGCGTCGAAAATAATAATAGTTCATTTATAGCTAAGGGTAAATTCTTATTTACAGATTTTTGTCTTAGAGGAAATGTATATTCTTCAATTGATAATATACGGTATATTTTTACATTGAAATCTGGGAATAAAACAGGTAACGGTAAGTTAGAATTTCAATTTACAGAAAATATTAACATAAGCTTTGAATATGATGGATGGAGAGATCTAATGGCTAGAAATTTTATGTCTAAATGGGTAAATGATTTTCTAGATAAATTAGACGAAGATATAAGAATGGAAAGAATAAGGAGAAAGATATAA
- a CDS encoding 2-oxoacid:ferredoxin oxidoreductase subunit alpha, giving the protein MKINWLIGGAQGAGVDTAALVFGNAIAGAGYYIYGNREYYSDIKGRHSYFALTVSDERVRSFSFTTDILATFDAETVFQHFTEVKKVLIYNKGLLNTKAEYVQSMEPEITDEAINVLKQNGYDTTIGDVVNYVKSKGITVIGIDYDEIIRKIAEEVKVPLSVVERTKNTAAIGASYGLFGLNKQYLLKAIKDVFKNETFVKFNTMAAEMGISQVSPMFQLKEIPLTKERVQLDGNTAIAIGKIYGGLGFQSFYPISPASDESTYIQAHQEVWYIDPETGDKKKRTIVVLQAEDELAAINMAIGASLTGTRAATATSGPGFSLMTEGISWAGMDEAPVVITYYIRGGPATGQPTRTSQADLLFVMNVSHGEFPRIVLASGDHIEAFQDAVWALSLAEKYQTPVIHFVEKAIANAYSVFDIDDLEMEKLNAERGKIVENPGDEYERFKFTEDGISPRAFLGSTYMFYTGDEHNEMGHIREASTNREKMYAKRMQKLETADKEIPEENRIKTFGDIDSKNIVITWGSPKGPVLDAMEELKSEGIKFSVLQLRMFSPFPKNLVRKLLLDKEKIIDIEGNYMGQAAMVVKLYTGIEATHYILKWNGRPMGRDEVKEGLKAVINNDEKKVVLHGGA; this is encoded by the coding sequence ATGAAGATAAACTGGCTAATTGGAGGAGCACAAGGTGCAGGAGTAGATACTGCAGCTTTAGTCTTTGGTAATGCCATTGCAGGAGCCGGATACTATATATATGGAAATAGAGAATATTATTCAGATATAAAAGGAAGGCATAGCTATTTTGCACTAACTGTAAGCGATGAGAGAGTAAGAAGCTTTTCATTTACAACCGATATTTTGGCGACTTTTGATGCAGAAACGGTATTTCAACACTTTACAGAAGTGAAAAAAGTACTGATATACAATAAAGGGCTTCTAAATACTAAGGCAGAATATGTTCAAAGTATGGAACCGGAAATTACAGATGAAGCTATAAATGTACTTAAACAAAATGGTTATGATACAACTATAGGAGATGTAGTTAATTATGTAAAAAGTAAAGGAATAACAGTAATAGGAATAGATTACGATGAAATAATAAGAAAAATTGCAGAGGAAGTTAAAGTTCCTCTTTCAGTAGTAGAGAGAACAAAAAACACTGCAGCAATAGGTGCTTCTTATGGTCTTTTCGGTTTAAATAAACAGTATTTACTAAAAGCAATAAAAGATGTTTTTAAAAATGAAACCTTTGTTAAATTCAATACAATGGCTGCAGAAATGGGTATTTCCCAAGTGTCTCCAATGTTTCAACTAAAAGAAATTCCATTGACGAAAGAAAGAGTTCAGCTTGATGGAAATACTGCTATAGCAATAGGAAAAATTTATGGAGGATTAGGTTTTCAAAGTTTTTATCCAATATCTCCAGCAAGTGATGAAAGCACATATATACAAGCTCATCAAGAAGTTTGGTATATAGATCCAGAAACAGGAGATAAAAAGAAAAGAACAATAGTTGTTTTGCAAGCAGAAGATGAATTAGCGGCAATAAATATGGCAATTGGTGCATCTTTAACTGGAACTAGAGCTGCAACCGCTACATCAGGTCCAGGATTTTCGTTGATGACAGAAGGAATAAGTTGGGCTGGAATGGATGAGGCTCCCGTAGTTATAACTTACTACATAAGAGGCGGTCCTGCTACTGGTCAACCGACAAGGACATCTCAAGCCGACCTATTATTTGTAATGAATGTAAGTCATGGTGAATTTCCTAGAATAGTTTTAGCCTCAGGAGATCATATAGAAGCATTTCAAGACGCTGTTTGGGCTTTGAGTTTAGCAGAAAAATATCAAACTCCAGTAATTCATTTTGTTGAAAAAGCTATCGCCAATGCATATTCAGTCTTCGATATAGATGATCTAGAAATGGAAAAACTAAATGCAGAAAGAGGTAAAATAGTTGAGAACCCTGGAGATGAATATGAGAGATTTAAATTTACAGAAGATGGAATTTCACCTAGAGCGTTTCTAGGTAGTACATATATGTTTTACACTGGAGACGAACATAACGAAATGGGCCACATTAGAGAAGCCTCTACGAATAGAGAGAAAATGTACGCAAAAAGAATGCAAAAATTGGAAACTGCCGACAAAGAAATACCAGAAGAGAATAGAATAAAGACATTTGGAGATATTGATTCTAAAAATATAGTAATAACATGGGGATCTCCTAAGGGACCTGTTCTAGATGCTATGGAAGAATTAAAAAGTGAAGGAATAAAATTCTCTGTTCTTCAACTAAGAATGTTTAGTCCATTTCCTAAAAATCTAGTTAGAAAACTACTTTTAGATAAGGAAAAAATTATAGATATAGAAGGAAATTACATGGGGCAAGCAGCTATGGTTGTTAAGTTATATACTGGAATAGAAGCTACACACTATATACTTAAATGGAATGGTAGACCAATGGGAAGAGATGAAGTAAAAGAAGGTTTAAAGGCAGTTATAAATAACGACGAGAAAAAGGTGGTGTTACATGGCGGGGCCTAA